In the Rhododendron vialii isolate Sample 1 chromosome 2a, ASM3025357v1 genome, CAACATGTCAAATTGTCacataatcttcaaaaaatattggcatCATCAAATTTGAAGCTaaagttggagatgctctaaagtcTCAGATACAAAACTTATCATTTTCTATTAGCTTCTATAGGGCTGATTTATTCGGGCCCGACTCTGATTAATTAAGCCTCCTCCTCCTGGATGGCTGGATAGGACTCCTGAAATTAATTGGCGCCTGGAATATATTGATCAAAACAGCCTTTGAATAATTgagatatccaaaaaaaaaaaaaaactcttcaaaataATCGGAGCTGaattttgtttctcattttttgtttaGGCCATAATGGAGGATTTGGTCAAGACTGCTAGACTCTACTACAGTAAAAGCTCACCAGACATCAAACAAGCAGCACACAATTTTTTCAATTCACTCGACAACAACAACGACGGGAAGGTGAGTCTCCATGAATTTCTATGGTTTATGCGGCAGGAAGGCCACACGAAAATGAGCAATCGCCATTTCTTCAACGAACTGGACAAAGACGGGAGTGGAAACCTAGAATTCATGGAAGTTATGGCTCTTTACTACGTAATCAAAAGTGGGAGGCCATTTTGTAGTGGGTGCGATAAGTTTATTCCGGGAATGTATTTCGCTTGCAAAAAATGCTTCGAAAATGGCCACAACTCGTTTTGCGTTTGTCCAGAGTGTTACGATGATGAACTTTTTCTTCATGAGCATGTCCAGTTCTTGGATAACTATGCTTTGTTGGAAGCCAGGAGAATGCAAGGGATTGCTACTTATTCGAACCAGCACAAGGTAATATTTGAAGCAAGGAATTAAAGGTTAATTATTCAATAGTACTGCCCCATCGAGTATCCTGTGGCAATGTTGTTCGCAAATCACGTAACGAACATTTGTAGGCGAGAAACAATTAATAACCCTTTTGTGATGAAATTAAGTAGAAGCATGGGCGGAGCCAGAATTTATGAAAATTTATGGACAATGGGATCAACAAACTGCTTGTAACCGGAGGGAGTCCCTGACACGTATGGTCGAGTTTAATATAGATAAGAAAAATGCTAGAAACACATCAATGTGTCATACCTCATAATTTTGATGGGTTCTTAAGAGAAATTTCAGATATTTTATGTGGTTAACTATGTCAAAAATCAATACTCACTCCGTCCTATTTTCATTGTCAATTATtctgtttgtctcttttatatATTTTGTCTATATATTTTAGTgtgcattttgaaaaatatgcaatatgaatcttctttaatagatatcgatgagtttatataatacaaagtttttaaaattataaaaaatattatagattaaaaaatatataaataataaaagaatggGATGGAGGGGGTAAAATCTTTGGACATTTTAAGCAATTTTTCAATTTAATAGGGTCAAAGACTCAAGTGGCCCACTTTAGAGTACCTACTGCCTGTATCCTTCCGTGAAAGAATAGGAGTGATTCCAGAGGCGGCTCTGGActcaaaaaatacactaaaatttggtagtatttttttttacatacaaAAATCATGGTGATTCACATTTTGCATGCTATCATGCTATGGTTTTTCATCTACCGGGGGTTACCACAAATatagtaggagtagtatttcTGGACTACTCAAATAACTTTCCAGAAATTAAAACACATATCTAATGCTCCATTCAGAAAGtcgaaatttctttttttttttttcttaatgtcttgttatttttctaatGGTTTTCTCATTATTGGAGCCAAATAATGAATTTGTAGATCtattaaattttgtatttcattATGTCAATGTATCTGTGTATATATAGCTTTGTTCAGGGATTTTGGCCTTTACAGTGGTTGTTTGATTGTGTTTTGTTGCAGCCAAGCTCATCTGTTACCATTACTGAACTTGATCCAACATCCACAACAAATGCTGTTGTTCGTTATGAACGACCCAAACCAGTGAGTACCCTTTTGCCAACTCGGAGTGTTTTTCCTTTTGGGCTTGTTAATTTGGCT is a window encoding:
- the LOC131316994 gene encoding uncharacterized protein LOC131316994 codes for the protein MEDLVKTARLYYSKSSPDIKQAAHNFFNSLDNNNDGKVSLHEFLWFMRQEGHTKMSNRHFFNELDKDGSGNLEFMEVMALYYVIKSGRPFCSGCDKFIPGMYFACKKCFENGHNSFCVCPECYDDELFLHEHVQFLDNYALLEARRMQGIATYSNQHKPSSSVTITELDPTSTTNAVVRYERPKPKLGHFAYKAAEMGLNLFNTALNASSRLSCTIM